The Phoenix dactylifera cultivar Barhee BC4 unplaced genomic scaffold, palm_55x_up_171113_PBpolish2nd_filt_p 000521F, whole genome shotgun sequence genome includes a region encoding these proteins:
- the LOC120106299 gene encoding uncharacterized protein LOC120106299, with translation MSVDRNWMYHRLSENGYIRAEFCDGVKGFLEFAFTQLEYCSGDKIRCPCMRCDNQKFLNRDMVNVHLLRKGFTPGYSTWFAHGELLGAVAPVSTSAVEASTSMDVGCEHGQQYRTMVMEAMGLEEELHLSSALEVNHEEEPNKDAADFYSLLKDTEVLLWEGCKKHSKLSAITQLLNCKSEFNMSISCYDRIMKIVKNMLPESEKLPLDFYQSKKMLRKLGLEYTSIDVCENNCMLFYKETENLIECTICGHPRYKLRRNDGGGRRKDVPYRRLRYLPITPRLQRLFMSSRTAENMSWHVKGGDSDEMVHPACGEAWKHFDRIHPSFSTEPRNVRLGLCTDGFNPFSQSARPYSCWPVFVTVYNLPPSICMKRPYIFLSLVISGPKSPGKSIDVLLRPLIDELKILWEVGVTTYDIFRKENFQMKAALLWTINDFPAYGMLSGWSTHGKLACPYCMENSKTFTLQHGGKTSFFDCHRQFLPMDHAYRYQVDGFFNGRIETDPPPPRLSGEELKNRVFALPNVTFGSKAPKHTIPGFGKDHNWVKRSIFWELPYWHTLLIRHNLDVMHIVRNVFLNIFYTCMDVKGKTKDNVKARQDLELYCKRPKLRIQFVNGKLVKPPASYVLSKDQAMEVCEWVKGLRLPDGYASNISKCVNLDDYKFYGLKSHDCHVFMLRLLPIAFREVLPAPVWDALTELSCYFRDLCNTTLRVQDMEVLEKNIVVTLCKLEKIFPPAFFDSMEHLPVHLAYEAKVGGAVQYRWMYPFKR, from the coding sequence ATGTCAGTTGATCGTAATTGGATGTACCACCGACTTAGTGAAAATGGTTATATAAGAGCTGAGTTCTGTGATGGAGTTAAAGGGTTCCTTGAGTTTGCATTTACTCAGTTAGAGTATTGTAGTGGTGATAAGATTAGATGCCCTTGTATGAGATGTGACAACCAGAAATTTCTTAACCGTGATATGGTCAATGTTCATTTGTTGAGAAAGGGGTTTACACCGGGGTATTCAACATGGTTTGCACATGGGGAGTTACTTGGTGCAGTTGCTCCTGTAAGTACAAGTGCAGTAGAAGCATCCACATCAATGGATGTTGGTTGTGAACATGGTCAGCAATATAGAACCATGGTGATGGAAGCTATGGGTCTAGAAGAGGAACTCCATTTGAGTAGTGCACTTGAAGTTAATCATGAGGAAGAGCCAAATAAGGatgctgcagatttttattctttgttgaaAGATACAGAAGTACTTTTATGGGAAGGGTGTAAAAAACACTCTAAGTTATCTGCTATTACTCAATTATTAAATTGCAAGTCTGAATTTAATATGAGTATATCTTGCTATGAtcgaatcatgaaaatagtgaaGAATATGTTGCCGGAAAGTGAGAAGCTGCCCCTTGATTTCTATCAATCAAAGAAGATGCTTCGGAAGTTGGGGTTGGAGTATACAAGTATTGATGTTTGTGAGAATAATTGTATGCTATTCTATAAGGAAACAGAGAATTTGATTGAGTGTACTATTTGTGGTCATCCTCGATATAAACTCAGAAGAAATGATGGTGGTGGTAGGAGAAAAGATGTTCCTTATAGAAGGTTGCGATATCTTCCAATAACACCAAGACTTCAGAGGCTTTTTATGTCAAGCAGAACGGCTGAAAACATGTCATGGCATGTAAAGGGAGGTGATTCAGATGAGATGGTGCATCCTGCTTGTGGGGAGGCTTGGAAGCACTTTGACCGCATTCATCCATCCTTTTCTACCGAGCCTCGTAATGTGAGACTTGGGTTATGTACAGATGGTTTTAACCCTTTTAGCCAATCAGCTCGTCCTTATTCCTGTTGGCCAGTTTTCGTAACAGTTTACAATCTTCCACCATCAATATGTATGAAACGACCCTACATTTTTCTAAGTTTAGTCATTTCTGGACCTAAGAGCCCCGGCAAAAGTATCGATGTCTTGCTTAGGCCTTTGATTGATGAACTTAAAATATTGTGGGAAGTAGGGGTCACTACTTATGACATTTTTAGAAAAGAGAATTTTCAAATGAAGGCAGCTTTATTGTGGACTATCAACGATTTTCCTGCATATGGCATGCTTTCAGGATGGAGTACACATGGAAAGTTGGCATGCCCgtattgtatggagaactcaaaAACTTTTACACTACAACATGGTGGGAAGACTTCTTTTTTTGACTGCCATCGTCAATTCTTGCCCATGGACCATGCATacagataccaagttgatggttTCTTCAATGGTAGAATAGAGACAGACCCCCCACCTCCTCGACTGTCTGGTGAGGAGTTGAAAAATAGGGTCTTTGCCTTGCCTAATGTAACTTTTGGTTCGAAAGCTCCTAAGCACACCATTCCTGGATTCGGTAAAGATCATAATTGGGTGAAAAGGAGCATATTTTGGGAGTTGCCCTATTGGCATACACTACTTATTCGACACAATTTAGATGTCATGCATATTGTTCGAAATGTGTTTCTCAATATATTTTACACTTGTATGGATGTAAAAGGGAAGACTAAAGATAATGTGAAAGCAAGGCAAGATTTAGAGCTGTATTGCAAGCGTCCCAAGTTGAGGATTCAATTTGTTAATGGAAAGCTAGTTAAGCCTCCAGCTTCCTATGTATTGTCCAAAGACCAAGCAATGGAGGTCTGCGAGTGGGTGAAAGGGTTAAGACTCCCTGATGGATATGCTTCAAATATATCGAAGTGTGTTAACCTGGATGATTATAAGTTTTACGGGTTAAAAAGTCACGATTGTCATGTTTTCATGCTGAGATTGCTTCCAATTGCATTCCGTGAAGTATTGCCAGCACCAGTGTGGGATGCATTGACAGAATTAAGCTGTTACTTTAGAGATTTATGCAACACAACTTTGCGTGTCCAAGATATGGAGGTTCTTGAGAAAAATATTGTGGTAACTCTCTGCAAACTTGAGAAGATATTTCCTCCTGCATTTTTTGACTCAATGGAGCACTTACCTGTTCATTTAGCTTATGAAGCTAAAGTTGGGGGGGCCGTGCAGTACAGATGGATGTACCCCTTTAAAAGGTAA